DNA sequence from the Daphnia pulex isolate KAP4 chromosome 8, ASM2113471v1 genome:
aaaatccaaatttatACCCCTAAAGTGAGAATTtctgaatcttcttctccttcatcGAGCATGGATTTTTGAGACACAACAACTatgtttcttccttttaatGGTTGTGAGGGAGCATAGGAAACTCCATAACCTTTTCCACTTTTCACATTTGGTTTACCTTGGTGTTTGGGAGATTCTAAATGGGAGAAGTTGCATGAAGAACATGAAGGCAatcataaactaaaaaaaatcgtaaaacTAAAATGTACAATATAAGTTGTTTGTACCTCCAATTGGTCTATTGACAGTGTATGAAACATATGGGACATCTACATCAGAAGAGCAAAGGCTGGGATGAGGAGACGAACGACCATTATCATCCAAGGTTTGAGACGAATCTTGTCGTGGTTTATTGTGGATATTACTCCTTGACTCAACCGATGGTTGAGTGCTGGGTGTACTTTGTTCAATACCCATAATGGAGCACAACAAGAACACCAAATCAGTAATTATTACGGGAACACCTAAAAATTTTTGAGacaataataaattgaaaaaaaacactaaGATTTAACGGCGCTGTAATTTCTAGATTTGGTGTCTGTTCTCTGTGTGACTGACCgactgtgtctgtgtgtgacTACCTGACTGGGTACAGCTAACAGTGTAACTgtccaaagaaaagaaaagactgcAGACGAAATTTAGGTTTAGGCAGACGGACAAAGTCAGTACTCAGCAGTCAGCACTCAGTAGATCCTATTTGAGTTCGGAGATCGGAGTCTAGATTAGACCCGTCTGGTGACCAAATTCAGTCAGGTTTGCAACTGGACTGTACTTGCAATTAATTAACGACGAATGAATGTTAACGGTGCTGAACCgttgttaaattttaaattgcagacttgcagttttgaatttgaaaaaaaaaataaatatttgcaaaTTACTTGTTGCGACACTAGTGCCCTCTGACATTAGCACAACTTGCCGCTAGAGGAGGActccaagattttttttatcaaaccGTGCACGATTTTGTTCCAGTGATCTATCTCATTTTCTGTGgcatctgtttttgttttgtgtcatgtaaattttccaaacaaaaacaaggtcGGAAAAGAGTTCATTTTCTGCAACTTCTACACTTCCATTTTTGAATAACTGACTCGTTAAGGTGTGAAGAAGGAGGCAAAACATGAAATGAACTGAACAGTGGATTTAATTATTGatgcaatttcaaaaatcgGAAATGGACCGCCTTTTAACTGAATGGCATCTTAACGAATCTCTCCAGAACAGGCACCCTGTATGTTATAACCAGCTACTtagtttattttatatttattttatattgttttgattttaattgtttgttgtaTACAAATAAATTTGGTATCATTGATTGTAAATTTATTCTTAGATGCATTATGCagcaaaaaaggggaatattGAAGTAATGAAAGCACTTATTAGTCGGGGCTATGTAGTGAATTGCATGACACCAACAGAACTAGTCACTCCTTTACATGAAGCAAGTTCAAAAGGGAATGTAGCTGCTGTGCAGTTCTTAATAGAAGAAGGTGCATGGGTAAGGAGTTCAATTTGATTGCTGTTTATCCTTCCTGTTTTCTCATACCTGAAGCTAATGTTTTCATCATGCCAACAGATTAATGCCAGAAATATTGATGGTGCAACTCCACTGTGTGTGGCCTGTGCTGCAGGCCAAACAGAAGTAGCCAAGTTGTTGATTGAAAGTAATGCTTCTGTGAATCCCACAATTCTGATTGACCCTTTAAATTCACCTCTTCATGAAGCAGTGATGAAAGGTGAGTTATTTTCAGAATTAATATAgtgttgttattttcaattgtttcatAATGTAATTACTTATATTTGAAAGGTCATATTCAATGTGTGAAACTCTTAATATCTAAAGGAGCAAAATTGAATGCTGCAGATCGACACTATGGAACACCTCTTCATGCAGCATGTGTTGcttacaaaattaatttagactGTATTTTGTCATTGATACAAGCAGGTGATTTAACCATTAATGAGcaattaattgtttgtttctagAAAATCTTGCTTTTCTGTTAGGTGCTGATGTCAATGCCACAATAGTACATAAGGCTCCTCTTCATATTGCTGCGTAAGTTCATTAAGGTTCGTATCTATgactaaaacaaaattaacgtAATTTTTGTGCCAAGGCAGATATCGTAACCTGTTTTCGGTGGTGCAGTTGCTGCTGAATTATGGTGCTGATGTATACATGAGAGACAACTTGGGAAAACGTCCTAAAGAGTTGGCTAAACCCAATTCAGCTGTTAAAAGGCTATTGCATGATTATGAAATCAATCCCAGAACTCTTAGTGATTGCTGTCGGTTAGCAATTCTTCAGTCTTTTGTTGTAGGGAAAAATTCAATGGTCATTAAACAATTAGGACTTCCGAAGAAGATtatacaatttattttcagttgTTAGACATCAAGAACAATTTCACTTTTCTGCTCTACATAATCCTTCTCTATAACTTCaactaaatttgatttaacaCTAGATCCTGgaaatttgatattgttttcaTCAATGGGGCCATGATTTGTTTCTGTGCCTAAATTTGTTGAGGGGACTGAACAGTCTGAGTCTGTGTCTTCATAGAGGGCTACATCCTATTGGGAAAGCAATTAAGAGTTTAACCTTTTGTATAGATTCAGCATTAATTTATGTGAATACAAACCATTTCTATTACTGGTCCACTCGCCCCATCTATATTTTGTATATCATAGAtggtttttttattcggatcactcaaaatttcttcttgaacTTTGACATTTGCTTTCATTATTTGAGGTAGAAATTCTTTAACCTAAAGTACACAATTTTCTCAAGCTTAAGGAAACTCTTGGtcttattaaattaattctgaTCTAAAATCTGTTTCTATGTTTACCCTCTGCAAAGACAGAGATGGCTGGATTTTAAAAGTTCCATTAGAacgctttttttcttgtagaagagagaaaacaagattttcttttgctgcaAACAGATAAAGAAGTAAATTTTAATACATATGTTTACCTAacataaaaactaattaacTTGGGAAAACGTACTTTTAACTTTCGAACCTTCTACATCGAGCAGTGCTGTGGAATGCCGAGTGGACTTTAAAAGACCATCTTGTGAACCTAAATCAGATGTCATTTTTCCGTAGTTAGAATCAGAACCTTCGAAGACGAGTGGCTTTTGTCaataatcaattaattttgtgGAAAAATCCAATGAAATCCGCCTAGCACGTGTCCAAATTTTGTAAGGCGTAAACACAATTAATTATCGATTATTGTAAACCATCGATAtctacgaaaaaaaatgataggCCTAGGCCTACTAAAAACTAATGAAGAATTATGTTAGTAATTTGCTGAACCCGCTGAACCATTTGTTTATACAATCGGTTTGCACGATAAAAAATAGTTTCGAATAGAAGGAGATGACtgagattttaattttaattttattcgtagtgtgtgtagtttcccgatagggatttATCGGCAAACGACCCTGTCtcctcccacccaccaccccaccccacccgacCCCACTCTACCCACCTCCTACTCCGACTGTGCGACGACGTCTCTTTCTTCTACGGCTCGATAgctgttttcggggttttttacTCGATTTCTCTCTGGGAGGTGGCGCTGTTCCTCTCGGAGAGATAGGGAAACGATTTTCGTTTGGGGGGTTCCATTGTTCTTTTATGCGATTTGCGGGGGTTTTCGTCACGGTATTCAAATTGCGACCGTCTTGTAGAGGGGATGCTTTTACATTGCAACGTCGTGATCCCGCTTTGATTGAGATAATGGGGTCGTtgtgatttaaatgtaaaaaataatcgcTTATTTTTAGTTAGTTTTTCTCCCGACAGGTGGTTCTGACGCCAATCCATAATTCAAGGCCGTCGAACTTCAACGCGGCCTTGGATtggattcaaaaacaaaacaaaaacaaaacaaggctggctgctaatcaatcaaatcaactgAATCAAGGCAAGTTTAAagcaaaatgtagtcaaattttaaataatgtaggTAGTATAAtcctttgattgtaaattattttccctactACGTAAAGCTGGTACAATAGCCGTACGGTTTTTTATATACCGTAaagcattcattcatcatggagtccaggtataaataattaaattctgttggtctcttattgaaataaaattgtccttacttaacgaaattcaactttggATATATCAATGGATGATTTACGATGTGATGGTAGAACAATGCTGGATTATCACCCTATAATTCTTGAAACTACATTAGTTTCCAATGCCAGTGGATCGGCAAGGCTGAGACTTGCAAACTCATCAAcatctggaaaatgaaatttgcaaattCCTACAAAGATCCTATGCTTCAGGTGAtacttaattaatttatgtcaactttctttattgacacgacagcaatgttgggtcatgtatgttgacatattgatatagctgatgtgatatttccaccaatcaacaatttctcatgaaacattttaatggtATTAAAAAAGATCATGAATCAATGTGGAGGGAACCCTTATGATGCAGTGTCATTGGCTGAGAAATCGGCCCTTTATGCAACACAAATTCCATCTATTAAAAAAGCAACCATGGACGGATGTCAACATGAACTGGAGCTCTCAGATGATCCTTATGATACCAAGAGACTAAACACAGAGAACATTCCTTGTGTACTGACTTTGATGAAGGTTTGTAGGTTAaaactttgaatttgaaataaatagtctAATACTAAGTTTTCAGGAGGTGGTGTCCTGGTGGCACGTTGCGAACATGACGCTGTCACCGTTGGATCGGCTGGTGATAACCAATTTATCAACATCAAAGCTCTTAATGAATGGGACTCAAGGGTATGCATATTTACTGTTCGTAATGAAACTGtgtctttaaaataattttgtactTCAAGTTGTCTGGTGAAGTCGAATGGCGCCAGAAACTGGACACTCAGCGAGGTGCTGTTCAGGCCAACGAGCTGAAGAATAATGCATGCAAGCTAGCAAAATGGACTGTGCAAGCTCTGCTCGCCAAC
Encoded proteins:
- the LOC124200455 gene encoding ankyrin repeat and SOCS box protein 13-like isoform X1, producing the protein MQFQKSEMDRLLTEWHLNESLQNRHPMHYAAKKGNIEVMKALISRGYVVNCMTPTELVTPLHEASSKGNVAAVQFLIEEGAWINARNIDGATPLCVACAAGQTEVAKLLIESNASVNPTILIDPLNSPLHEAVMKGHIQCVKLLISKGAKLNAADRHYGTPLHAACVAYKINLDCILSLIQAGADVNATIVHKAPLHIAAYRNLFSVVQLLLNYGADVYMRDNLGKRPKELAKPNSAVKRLLHDYEINPRTLSDCCRLAILQSFVVGKNSMVIKQLGLPKKIIQFIFSC
- the LOC124200458 gene encoding NOP protein chaperone 1-like, whose protein sequence is MTSDLGSQDGLLKSTRHSTALLDVEGSKVKTKENLVFSLLQEKKRSNGTFKIQPSLSLQRVKEFLPQIMKANVKVQEEILSDPNKKTIYDIQNIDGASGPVIEMDVALYEDTDSDCSVPSTNLGTETNHGPIDENNIKFPGSSVKSNLVEVIEKDYVEQKSEIVLDV
- the LOC124200455 gene encoding ankyrin repeat and SOCS box protein 13-like isoform X2, with translation MQFQKSEMDRLLTEWHLNESLQNRHPINARNIDGATPLCVACAAGQTEVAKLLIESNASVNPTILIDPLNSPLHEAVMKGHIQCVKLLISKGAKLNAADRHYGTPLHAACVAYKINLDCILSLIQAGADVNATIVHKAPLHIAAYRNLFSVVQLLLNYGADVYMRDNLGKRPKELAKPNSAVKRLLHDYEINPRTLSDCCRLAILQSFVVGKNSMVIKQLGLPKKIIQFIFSC